DNA from Triticum aestivum cultivar Chinese Spring chromosome 7D, IWGSC CS RefSeq v2.1, whole genome shotgun sequence:
ATACAAAGTTAcaaacatgtttttttttttgcggagcAAAGTTAAAACATGTTGTACCCCTATTGATCTGTTCAGCGATAAAGTGGAGACGCTCTTCAAAACCAGTCTCATCTTATCAAGTGCAAGCAAGAAATAAGCACAATATATGTAACAAACAGGTGCTCATGTTTGCAATCAAACTACTATCACAATAATGTGCCACCCGAGCTGTGTAAATAATAAAGAATGAAAGATACCATGTTATGTTATTGAGATGTGAGAACATACAGACAGTACATAAGTATGTACTGAAAAACATAAAATGGATATGTGAGATCAGGAGAATATATACCAGAAGAGATTCGTTCagaaaataatcaaaaaccacttTACACCTGGTTGCATCCAATGGAACAGCTAGATTAGTGTCCATCCATGGACCATACCTGAAAATTATTAGTTAGTCACATCTGTATGCATCTAACGCAAGCAAGTCGAAATGACAAGTTCTGAGGGATGCCCATCACACCTATTGATCATAAAGTTTGGATAAACAAAGGCATATGTAGCTTTCGTCCCTAAGCGATCAATGTCTTGTTCTTCTGGGGCACTTTCACATCTTTGAACACTAACTTTTTCATATGTCTGGAGATAAGTACATGCTAATTAAAAGTCATCCTAAAAAAAGCAAAACCACAAAGGTTCCAAGGAAATAATTCAGTATTGCAGTGGCATTGGTTCAGGTATGAAGATTAATAAAAAGGTAATAACTCGAtaatttcaacacacacaaaaaGAGAGAATATTTATACTGGTTATGAAAACATATTACTAGTTGAGACCAAGTACCTATGCCTAAACAAATATTATCAAGAGGAAAACTGCAGAAGAAAAGGGGTTTACAAACAATACAAGTGTTTCGTAGGATTGAAGCTGAAGGCCAGATGCAAGGGCCCCATGTGCATATGGAACATGATATCCACCATCTAGATAGTTGTCACAAAATACCTGCATGAAAAAAAATACAATGGGCATAAAATATAAACTCAAGAGAATCTCATTGCTTCAGTAACATCATCAAAATAGCAGACATAAAAAAAATTAAACCTTCCAGTTACATTCGATAATATATTCTCGCCTGCAAATATGGGGTAGTGAAGTGTCAATGCCACTTCTACTCAACAGATCTGAAGCACTACCCAGCCATTCATCGCCCACCACATCATCAACAGTATCTTGAGAGGAATCATCAAATCTGGCCAGCACAAAAGGTCCCCATGTAGCCACCTTAATTGGTAAAAGACCGAAATCCTGTTTCCAGAAAGAAGCATAAGTTGCAATTTTGTGAGATTGAGAAGCATAAAGGCTCAAAAGGAGTTGTGCTATACATTCTTGTTGAAGTTCTTGATTCCTGATATTCTTGTAGCTTTCAGGAGGGTACCATCTAAACCGTATGTCCAACCCTAAAAATTTATATAGCTAGTTAGCTACTGAGTCACAAAAAataaggcaaataaaaacaaaTGATATGATGATGAAGTTCAGTTTCAGCCAACCTAGCAGAGGCTTCACCACACTTAGTTCCCTCAGAAATGATAATTACACTAATACACATATGAAATCCACTGATGTTGTGTTGTTTTGTTGCCATAGTTTCTAGTTCAGGCAGTTCTGCAGAGACACCAAGAAGCTGGGGGTCCAACTAAAATAGCACCGGATTTCTTTGGAATTCAACTTGAAACGTTTAATCCTCACATGGGACATGTGGATGTATTCCCTCATTGTCATATTTACATTTTGAACTATCCTTAGTTAATACTTAATAGCATGTGGATTCCATCCCATGAAAATTTTCAACTAAACAACTTTTGATGAAAAGTTATGTGGATGTGGCCACATTTCTTACCTCAGATGTCAATAAGCGAAGTATTCAGATGACTATCCTAGAAAGTCGAAGAAAAATTATGGCATATAAGTACAGACCGCAGGTATGTACCATATCTACAAGGTGTTTATTAAGGAACTCACGTGATAAGGGCATTGGAAGCAAGTCTTCTGACCACTTCCACATGCGAGGAGTGAGGCATGATGACGGCACACATTGTGAAAAGCTTGAAGTTTCCCATTTGCATCCCGGCATATGACAAATTCTACATTTCCAAGGCTGTTGGTTCACCTTGTTAGATGATTGAAATTAGCAACCTCCAGCATGAATTATCTTCTTTACAATAATTTGGAGGTAACCATGACTGGAAGTTTTAAATTTTCAAACAAGTGGTGTGCATGCAGATCCTTGTTTTAGAAAAAGAAAAGGTCTAgcggggggtgggggggagggggggcggggGCGCTAAACCCACCTGAACAATTTCCATTAAGCCAAATATTTTTGGCAAATTCAGTTGCAGATTACATGGTGGGAAGTTCTAGAAATATTATAAGAACACTTACACTTATAAAAGGTTTGCACATCAGATACTGTAGAAAGTGTAGAATTTATTCAGGTCGAAGAAGCATTAAAGCAAGATGCAATCACCTTCCAGTGAAGAAATCATTTGGGTTCTTGACTTGTCCTATGTGACCTGGAAAAGAAGCATGCAAGTCGGCACCATGTAACCTCTCAGTAAGGAACTACAGAGTTTAACTAATGAAAACAGATAAACACAAATTGTACTAATGGTATTCCTTCCATTGATTAATATAAGGCATAAATTCTAAAGATTGTTTGAACAAATATAGGGCATACATGTAAAAGTAAATGATGTTTCCCAACTATTCCCCTATTTAATTTCTTTCCCATTTGCATTTGTTCATCGCCACCGCCCACCCACACC
Protein-coding regions in this window:
- the LOC123167890 gene encoding choline monooxygenase, chloroplastic, translated to MAIAQSLALSSSVAARARARRAAPSRVAAAASASASGEPARRLAVEFDPAIPLASAVTPPSGWYTDPGFLRLELDRVFLRGWQAVGHIGQVKNPNDFFTGSLGNVEFVICRDANGKLQAFHNVCRHHASLLACGSGQKTCFQCPYHGWTYGLDGTLLKATRISGIKNFNKNDFGLLPIKVATWGPFVLARFDDSSQDTVDDVVGDEWLGSASDLLSRSGIDTSLPHICRREYIIECNWKVFCDNYLDGGYHVPYAHGALASGLQLQSYETLTYEKVSVQRCESAPEEQDIDRLGTKATYAFVYPNFMINRYGPWMDTNLAVPLDATRCKVVFDYFLNESLLDDQDFIDRSLKDSEQVQIEDIALCEGVHRGLESPAYGVGRYAPSVEMAMHHFHCLLHANLSG